The DNA region GACCTGGGGATCTGGTCATTCCTTCAGGTTTGGGCAACTATCTGCGAGTATTTGAATCCCTGAACCTCCAAGTCATGGGGAGATCGCTATTCTTTGCCATCGGCACTACCCTGATTTGTTTGAGCCTGGGCTTTCCCGTTGCTTATTGGATTGCCTTAATGACCCCCCAGCGATGGCGAAATCTGCTGCTGCTGGGCTTTATTTTGCCTCTGTGGACTTCTTCTCTCCTGCGTTCTTACGCTTGGGTAACGATTCTACGACCCACTGGCGTGCTTAATTTATTTCTCACCAGTTTAGGATTGCCGGCTTTGGATTTACTTAACCGCAGCTCAGCCGTTTTGATTGGCATGAGCTACAGTTATCTACCCTACATGGTTTTGATTCTATACGCGTCCCTAGAAAAACTTGATCGGCGCTTGCTGGAAGCTTCAGCAGATTTGGGAGCCAATCCGATTGAAACCTTCTGGAAAGTAACCGTTCCCCAAACCTTCCCTGGAATTGCCGCCGGCTCACTGTTGGTTTTCATCAGCAGTTTAGGCGATTTTGTTGATCCAGAATTGTTGGGTGGGGCATCTAGCATGACCGTCGCCCGCTTAATTTACAACCAATTTTTGGGAGCTACTCAAAATTGGGGCTTCGGTTCAGCGCTGAGCATGGTTTTAATTTTTCTCGTCAGTATTGCAATTGCGCTTTTACTGAAATATGGCGATACTAAGCCACAAGGATAAAAACAAGCTGAATAATCCTTGCTTTTTCAGGAAATTTATTTGCAGTTGAAATCACTTTTTATTAATGAGTTCGGCAATTCCATAAAAGCAGAAATCTAAACTCTAAACTCTAAAATCGGTATGACAGAAACGGTGAGCCATGAACTGGAGGAGATACCCGTAGATATGGTGCAATCTAAACCTAAATTTCAGGTTTCTTGGCAGGTTGTTTTTTCCCTGGTAATGTTTGTTTTCATGTATCTGCCAATTGTGGTTCTGACTGTTTATAGCGTTAACCAGTCTCCCTACAGTGCCGGCTGGAAAGGATTTACCTGGGATTGGTATCTCAAACTCTTTAGTGACAAACGAATTTTAACGGCGCTGCAAAATAGTTTGACGGTGGCTTTCAGCGCGGTTGTCATCTCAGCAATATTCGGCACCCTGCTGGCGGTGGGTTTGGCTCGTTATCGATTTCCTGGTAAAAACTTATTTCTAGGAATCTCTTACCTACCATTAATTATCCCAGATATTGCGATTGCGGTGGCTACTTTGGTATTTCTAGCAGCACTGCAATTTCGTTTAAGTTTGTGGACGATTGTAGCAGCTCATGTTGTGTTTTGCTTGGCTTATATTGCTCTTGTTGTTTCCACCCGGCTTGCAGATTTAAACCCACATTTAGAGGAAGCTGCCCTTGATTTAGGCGCGACGCCGGCAGAAGCGTTTATTAAAGTCCTATTACCTCAACTCATGCCAGGAATTATCTCTGGTTGTCTCTTGGCATTTGTCCTCAGCATGGACGACTTTTTAATTGCTAGTTTCACTTCCGGTACAGGTGCAACAACGCTGCCAATGGAAATCTTTAGTCGCATTAGAACCGGCGTTAAACCCGATATTAATGCCCTGAGTGTGATTCTAATTCTGGGATCAGGAACGATTGGATTTATCGGTCAGTATTTAAGCAATCAAGGCGAACAAAAGAAACGCTAAAATAACAGCTTTTTCCCATAAAAATAGCAGGCTTCTTGCCTGCTATACAGAAAAAAATTAGATTACCTAAGATGCAAGGGGTAGGAGCCAGGACAAAGTTGAGAATAGCATTAGCCCCTAGCCCCTAATTCCTACACCAGTCTCAGGTTAGAATACTCAGCCATGATGTCATCTGAGGTTAAGGTGTCACCGGCAGCTTGAGGTGTCCAGAGAATTTCTACTGCCAACAGTTGTTCGCTGGAGATGCCGCCAATTTGACGCAGTGCTTGACGTAAATCGTCTGAACTATTGATCGCCGGCAGTTGTAGTTTGCCTTGGGTAGCAACGATAATCGAGACGACAATGTATTCTCCCGGCCCTTCCGTGTTCGCCAATTCTCCACCGCGTTGATCAGCCGGCAGATAGTTTTGAGCCTCCGATCCGCGCAGTTGGTTATTGACGTTGGAAAGAGTTTCTGCAGTGAATTTGCTGCGTTCTGTCAAAGACAGTTGGTTGAATTTAGCTTCTGCTGATTCTAAGCGAGCTTGCTGCGATTCGGCTGCGCCATAGAACAAGTATTCAGGATGACGCAATAAAGCGAGGGAGGCTTCTTGCAAAACTTGTGCCCGACCGGCAGCTGTGCCGGTGTCTGCTCTTTCAGCCAGTTCGTCTAGTTCACCTTGCAGAGAACGTGCTTCAGCCAGCAGTCCCACTTGCACTCGCGCCACAGAAACCGTGGGGTTGTTGTATTCGAGCTCTTCGACTGAAGTGCCGGCGCGACGGAAGCTTTGTACCAAGAAGTTCGCAATTGCGATAAAAATCAAGATCGTAAAGATCCCCCCAAATCCACCGCCGACGCCCCAGAAGGGAAGCAGGAAGGGAAAGCCAAATCCACCGCCACCGGGGTAATATCCGCCGCCTCTTGGGTAGTATCCGCCGCCTGGTGGTGCGTAGGTGCGCGGAGACGAGAAGGTGCGACTGGGGGCACTAAATGAGCCACCGCCAATCCGTCCGCCGGTGCGGGCTGCCAAGGCTCCATCCGCATGAGAGAAGGCTAAGGTAATCACCAGCCCGATCACCAGCAGGGATTTTACAAAGGGTTTGATTAACGAAAGCAGTTTGTTACGCATAAATATTGTCCCTATTTCTTCCGACGATCAAAGCTTTTCTGGCTTTGGGGGTTGCCATACTGACGATTGCTTTGGCCGCTTCTCTAGCTCAATCTGCTTAGCTTGGGTCTTGGCTGGGTGTCAGCAATGGCACCCTTCTAATCTATCGCCTTCTCTCACCCCTAGGGAGCCATCTCAGGGCAGATCCCTGGGGGAGATATCCGTACTTTAGGAAGAAGAAGAGTATCAGTTAATCTGCTAAGCCGGTTGCGTTTGAATTTATGGATGCTGCCGGCATGGGTTGAAATGAATAGGAGAAGCCGTTTAGCAGTTTCTGCCGGCACCTTTAAAATCAGAGGCTCACAAATTCTGATTTTCTTTATAAAGAAATGGGTTCTTAGCTTTTTTAAATTTTTTCCATACAAATTAGATGTCGTTAAGTTAAAACTTGACGTAGATTTTTAGGTTGCAGCGCGTCATCACTCAAATTTTCCCTGAATTTTCCATCACCGGCTTAATGTTCTAAAGCGGTTTTCTGTAAAATGCACCCTGCCGGCGATGGGAAAAATTCGAGCTAACCGCCCCCAACAATCGTGACAATTTCCAGGCGATCTCCTTCCTGCATTTGTGTGTTTTCCCAAAACTGCCGGTGTAAAATTTCGCCGTTATACTCCACCGCCACTAAACGCGGGTTCATCCCCATTTGCTCCAACAGTGCCGGCAGAGATATTTGGGGTGAGCAAGTGCGAATTTCCCCATTCACTTGTAGGCTAATTTGTCTGGTGTCACTCGTCATTTTTTAGGTTAAAAAAGCGTTTATCTGTTCCTTGCCATTTTTTCCAGTTTATTTGCCATTGCTTAATAGCCGATTAAAAATTACTTTTAACCATTCACGTAAGCAATTGCTAAGAGTAAACTTATCCCTCCGCACTTTTTAAAGCTCGCATCGTTTGCAGGCGAGTTAATTGGGAGATAAAATACTGAGTCACCAGGGTTGGTTGTTCGGCTTGCATAATCGCACGTACCACTGCAACGCGATCAGCACCGGCATTGAGCACATCATTGAGATTATTCATATCAATTCCCCCAATGGCAAACCAGGGAATCGGTGAGTGATTGGTGGCGTAGCGGATGTAATCGAAGCCGGCAGCCGCTTTCCCAGCTTTAGTTGGCGTTTCATAAACCGGCCCGACCCCAATATAATCCGCGCCTTCCTGTATCGCTCGTTGCATTTCCTCTGGATTCGTAGTAGAACGACCGATTAAGCGTTGAGGGCCAAGCATTTGCCGCGCTAGGGCGATTGGCACATCTTGCTGTCCTAAATGAACCCCATCTGCCTCAACGGCTAAAGCCAAATCCACACGATCGTTGACCAGAAAAAGCGCACCGTAGCGCCGGCATAACTTGCACAGCTTTTGAGCATTTCTGAGGCGTTCACCGTCGTCAGCGTTTTTATCTCGATATTGAACCAAAGTTAATCCCCCTTGCAGCGCCGCTTCCACAACTGGAAACAGATGTTCTGAAGGAGAAGTCACTAAATAAAGGTGCGTTCGCAGTAGAAGTTGAAGCCGGTGATAAGCGAGTAGGCTGCTTTCCAGGGTGTAAACGCGATAGCGCATCTGCTTAAAAGTCGCGCCCATATCCGGATGATACAATTTGCCGTACTCTTCTATTACCCGCAGGGCTTCTTCCACACGGCAAAAATTGGCTTGCAACAACTGCTGGATGCTAGATCGCTGTTCTTCTTGAGGATGGCTTAACTCGGTTCCCAGATCGCCTGGAGTGTCTCTTGCTGATCGCAACTCCGGCGTGTGCCAGCTTGCCAATTCTTGGCGCAAATGTTTGCACTCCCCAGCAAGTTGGGCACTATTAATACCGAACCGGCACCATTCTTCAACAATTCTCAACCCTTCGCGAGCGCGATCTAAGTTTGCATCTAAAATGCGGCAGAGGGCCGGCTGACCCCCTAGGGACACAAAGCCTTGCGGCTTTTCACTCAAGCTATGTCGATCGCCCATCAAAACACCCCCATGAATTTTCAATGTTAAGAATTATCCGCCGGCAGTGCGGTGCCGTTGGAGACTCAATTGAGACCCCATGACCAGAACAGGGACAATCTAAAATTTTGCCATTGCTCCTGGTTATTTTAATTATTTTTAAGCGATGAGCACCGACTTGGCAGATCCGACAAAATGAGAGGCAATGATTTTCAGCTTTGCTCAGTAAACCAGACGGGATTCATTCCATCTGTAGATTGTTTTAACTGTCTCATTTGAGCGGGTGCACGTCCATCAAGAATCGGTTAAAGTCTAAACCACCGTTGGAGGAGATCCGTGAGTTTGTTATACTCCCGCAACTGTCAAAGTAGCGCAGCCGCCAGCCGGCACCACAGCTTGATGCAGCCAGTCGGTAAGGATCTAGCCCGTACAGGGTTAGGATTGGCCGCCACAGCCTTACTTTGGTTGTCTCACTCAGCCGCTATTGCTCAAACACCATCGGTTGGGGCGATTCCAGAAGCGCCTCAACTTGACCTTTTGATGGCCCAATCACCCTCACCCAGCACCATGCTGTATGTCAATCCCACGTCTGGGAAGGACTCAGCCGGCAGTGGGGCCGAAAGTGCGCCGTTCAAAACCGTCACCCAGGCTTTGAGCGCAGCAGGGCCAAACACTGTAATTTTATTAGCACCGGGGACTTATAATGCTCAAACCGGCGAAACGTTTCCGCTAATGCTGAAACCGGGTGTCACGGTTCAGGGTGATCCCCGCAGCCGTGGCCAAAATATTACGATCGTCGGGGGCGGTGCCTTCCTCAGCCCCTCGGTGGCCACGCAAAACATTACCATTTTGGCCGCTGATAAAGCTGGGCTAACAGGAGTGACTGTCACCAATCCCAACCCACGCGGTTATGCCTTA from Microcoleus sp. FACHB-68 includes:
- a CDS encoding ABC transporter permease, with translation MTETVSHELEEIPVDMVQSKPKFQVSWQVVFSLVMFVFMYLPIVVLTVYSVNQSPYSAGWKGFTWDWYLKLFSDKRILTALQNSLTVAFSAVVISAIFGTLLAVGLARYRFPGKNLFLGISYLPLIIPDIAIAVATLVFLAALQFRLSLWTIVAAHVVFCLAYIALVVSTRLADLNPHLEEAALDLGATPAEAFIKVLLPQLMPGIISGCLLAFVLSMDDFLIASFTSGTGATTLPMEIFSRIRTGVKPDINALSVILILGSGTIGFIGQYLSNQGEQKKR
- the thiS gene encoding sulfur carrier protein ThiS, giving the protein MTSDTRQISLQVNGEIRTCSPQISLPALLEQMGMNPRLVAVEYNGEILHRQFWENTQMQEGDRLEIVTIVGGG
- a CDS encoding thiamine phosphate synthase, with protein sequence MGDRHSLSEKPQGFVSLGGQPALCRILDANLDRAREGLRIVEEWCRFGINSAQLAGECKHLRQELASWHTPELRSARDTPGDLGTELSHPQEEQRSSIQQLLQANFCRVEEALRVIEEYGKLYHPDMGATFKQMRYRVYTLESSLLAYHRLQLLLRTHLYLVTSPSEHLFPVVEAALQGGLTLVQYRDKNADDGERLRNAQKLCKLCRRYGALFLVNDRVDLALAVEADGVHLGQQDVPIALARQMLGPQRLIGRSTTNPEEMQRAIQEGADYIGVGPVYETPTKAGKAAAGFDYIRYATNHSPIPWFAIGGIDMNNLNDVLNAGADRVAVVRAIMQAEQPTLVTQYFISQLTRLQTMRALKSAEG
- a CDS encoding DUF1517 domain-containing protein, which produces MRNKLLSLIKPFVKSLLVIGLVITLAFSHADGALAARTGGRIGGGSFSAPSRTFSSPRTYAPPGGGYYPRGGGYYPGGGGFGFPFLLPFWGVGGGFGGIFTILIFIAIANFLVQSFRRAGTSVEELEYNNPTVSVARVQVGLLAEARSLQGELDELAERADTGTAAGRAQVLQEASLALLRHPEYLFYGAAESQQARLESAEAKFNQLSLTERSKFTAETLSNVNNQLRGSEAQNYLPADQRGGELANTEGPGEYIVVSIIVATQGKLQLPAINSSDDLRQALRQIGGISSEQLLAVEILWTPQAAGDTLTSDDIMAEYSNLRLV
- a CDS encoding ABC transporter permease subunit, with the translated sequence MSVSTKTSPPVPPQSQPDVRRLGSNLLGPAVLLGPAGLWLLLLLVVPTLVIFELSLVPNIRPGDLVIPSGLGNYLRVFESLNLQVMGRSLFFAIGTTLICLSLGFPVAYWIALMTPQRWRNLLLLGFILPLWTSSLLRSYAWVTILRPTGVLNLFLTSLGLPALDLLNRSSAVLIGMSYSYLPYMVLILYASLEKLDRRLLEASADLGANPIETFWKVTVPQTFPGIAAGSLLVFISSLGDFVDPELLGGASSMTVARLIYNQFLGATQNWGFGSALSMVLIFLVSIAIALLLKYGDTKPQG